From Priestia aryabhattai, one genomic window encodes:
- a CDS encoding Vat family streptogramin A O-acetyltransferase: MESNKAHGPNPTDKYPIKGNNVVQFIKNTTTRPNIIVGDYSYYDARNGESFEDQVLYHYEFFGDRLVIGKFCAIALGVTFIMNGANHRMDGFSTYPFNIFGEGWEKHTPTLNQLPFKGDTIIGNDVWVGMDTVIMPGINIGDGAIVAAKSVITKDVEPYTIVGGNPAQKIKERFPEQIINKLLEIQWWDLNIEIISDHIDVIVNGDIEKLEKLKNHN; the protein is encoded by the coding sequence ATGGAATCAAATAAAGCACACGGCCCAAATCCTACAGATAAATATCCGATTAAAGGAAATAATGTTGTACAATTCATTAAAAATACAACCACTAGGCCAAATATCATTGTAGGCGATTATTCTTATTACGATGCAAGAAACGGAGAATCCTTTGAAGATCAAGTATTGTACCATTATGAATTTTTTGGTGATCGACTTGTTATAGGGAAATTTTGTGCCATAGCCCTCGGCGTAACGTTTATTATGAATGGAGCTAATCATAGGATGGATGGCTTCTCAACGTATCCGTTTAATATTTTCGGAGAAGGTTGGGAGAAACATACACCCACGTTAAATCAATTGCCGTTTAAAGGAGATACGATAATTGGAAACGATGTCTGGGTTGGGATGGATACGGTCATTATGCCTGGGATTAATATAGGTGATGGTGCCATTGTAGCAGCCAAATCAGTTATTACAAAGGATGTAGAACCCTACACGATTGTTGGAGGAAATCCTGCACAGAAAATCAAAGAACGTTTCCCAGAACAAATTATTAATAAATTACTAGAAATTCAATGGTGGGATTTAAATATTGAGATTATTTCTGACCATATTGATGTAATAGTTAATGGAGACATAGAAAAGCTAGAAAAATTGAAAAATCACAATTAA
- a CDS encoding spore coat protein, whose protein sequence is MENPQGQTHQNMHTGNVPSQMNHGGHEVFDVHEVLSGAIDTLNSYMLLSQHVKDPELKDILDRQYQFIQQEYNTTVECFKTGQDPSTPTQSYRMKQGNDFVYGLKPSQPKKPLQSASEITDEWISGHMLGAVKSSASMKTMSALETTNPVVRRVLADSVPNCIEMAYEISLYQNKHHYYQVPQLAQQDLQQMVNAFAPAQGQPQMPNNNTTH, encoded by the coding sequence ATGGAAAATCCACAAGGGCAAACACATCAAAACATGCACACAGGAAATGTCCCTTCACAAATGAATCATGGAGGCCACGAGGTATTTGATGTACATGAGGTGTTATCAGGAGCAATTGATACATTGAACTCATATATGTTACTAAGCCAACACGTGAAGGATCCGGAGTTAAAAGATATTCTGGATCGCCAATATCAATTTATTCAACAGGAATACAATACAACAGTAGAATGCTTTAAAACAGGGCAGGATCCTTCCACGCCTACACAGAGTTATAGAATGAAACAAGGTAATGACTTTGTATATGGTCTTAAACCTTCTCAGCCAAAGAAACCGTTGCAGTCTGCATCAGAAATTACAGATGAGTGGATTTCAGGACATATGCTTGGTGCTGTAAAATCATCTGCTTCGATGAAAACAATGTCAGCACTCGAAACAACCAATCCAGTTGTACGTCGTGTACTAGCTGATTCTGTTCCAAATTGTATTGAAATGGCGTATGAAATTTCCCTTTATCAAAACAAACATCATTATTATCAAGTACCACAGCTTGCCCAACAAGACCTGCAGCAAATGGTAAATGCATTTGCACCTGCTCAAGGTCAACCGCAAATGCCAAATAACAATACCACTCATTAA
- a CDS encoding DUF2935 domain-containing protein, with protein sequence MNSNYTQNAKFEHTFWIQILKDHSQFILDALAEKEHKEIQVAKTFIQSFNSLLEKVKAEHNNLESITMKAKAQTIALKEFKLSLLKKHLTTDFTIHLTPTFLNHMVNELDEYLLILSYLEQQQIPPIFHELHHHLLWTLDAAGHAGAISDSLDAVEKQLKQKSMQFSSHFEHFYLKAVELTGYLRTNLESFPALKKMNKDVKLEIELFQVFLHEIEELELSNEMLSTFSALMADHMMREECYYLTKLAQSTNTAKPSCDPTSSHYK encoded by the coding sequence ATGAATAGTAACTATACTCAAAATGCAAAATTTGAACATACATTTTGGATTCAAATTTTGAAAGACCATTCCCAATTTATCTTAGATGCCTTGGCAGAAAAAGAGCACAAAGAAATACAAGTGGCTAAAACCTTCATCCAATCTTTTAATAGTTTGTTAGAGAAAGTTAAAGCAGAACATAACAACCTAGAAAGCATTACAATGAAAGCTAAAGCTCAAACAATAGCACTCAAAGAATTTAAACTATCCTTATTAAAAAAGCACTTAACAACTGACTTTACGATTCATCTTACACCTACTTTTCTAAACCATATGGTCAATGAACTGGATGAGTATTTATTAATTCTTAGCTACTTAGAACAACAACAAATTCCACCCATCTTTCATGAGCTTCATCATCATTTATTATGGACATTAGATGCTGCGGGACATGCTGGAGCTATTTCCGATAGTCTTGATGCAGTAGAAAAGCAACTAAAACAAAAAAGTATGCAATTTTCTAGCCATTTTGAACATTTTTATCTGAAGGCTGTAGAATTAACTGGTTATTTAAGAACGAATCTAGAATCCTTTCCAGCATTAAAGAAAATGAACAAAGACGTTAAGTTAGAAATAGAGTTATTTCAAGTATTTCTTCATGAGATCGAAGAATTAGAACTATCAAACGAAATGCTTAGTACATTTTCTGCTTTAATGGCCGATCATATGATGAGGGAGGAATGCTACTATTTAACTAAGTTAGCACAATCAACGAATACCGCAAAACCATCGTGTGACCCTACTTCATCTCATTATAAATAG
- a CDS encoding bifunctional helix-turn-helix transcriptional regulator/GNAT family N-acetyltransferase, which produces MIDVHSKCVLEFRKFNRFYTDILGFLNEHIYDSPFSLTETRILFEIYNTSNCTAKNIQERLDLDGGYVSRIIKKFEKEKMVYKQKCKEDGRNLLLYVTSHGELIYKELEKKANQQVEYILGSLDHDQQQKLVASMNTIQEILSTSFKEKDVEAVSVRSYYTSDDINTIIEQQWLFYNQVHKWDNSFLAYLQETFNADIERIWIAEINREFAGCIGLVNDGNKVGQLRWFLVNPSFHKKGIGSQLINSLVQYCKELDYERLFLWTVSDMVTARPLYKKFGFEIMEVQEKKSLWGATLIEERWDLELRKK; this is translated from the coding sequence ATGATTGATGTACACAGTAAGTGTGTTCTTGAATTTAGGAAGTTTAACCGTTTTTACACAGATATTTTAGGTTTTTTAAATGAACATATCTATGACAGTCCGTTTTCTTTAACAGAAACTCGTATTCTATTTGAAATTTATAACACTAGTAATTGTACGGCTAAAAACATTCAAGAAAGATTAGATTTAGATGGTGGTTATGTAAGTAGAATTATCAAAAAATTCGAAAAAGAAAAGATGGTTTATAAGCAAAAGTGTAAAGAGGATGGACGTAATCTTCTTTTATATGTAACCAGCCATGGGGAATTGATTTACAAAGAGTTAGAGAAAAAAGCTAATCAGCAAGTAGAATATATTCTTGGAAGCTTGGACCATGATCAACAACAAAAGCTTGTAGCCTCAATGAATACCATACAAGAAATTCTTTCTACGTCATTTAAAGAAAAAGACGTAGAAGCTGTTTCTGTTAGAAGCTATTATACTTCTGATGATATTAACACCATAATTGAACAACAATGGTTATTTTATAATCAAGTACATAAATGGGATAACAGCTTTTTAGCATATCTTCAGGAGACTTTTAATGCTGATATAGAAAGAATCTGGATAGCAGAAATAAATCGCGAGTTTGCAGGCTGTATTGGCTTAGTGAATGATGGCAATAAGGTAGGACAGTTAAGGTGGTTCTTAGTAAATCCGTCATTTCACAAAAAAGGAATAGGGAGTCAACTTATTAACTCTCTAGTTCAATACTGTAAAGAACTTGATTATGAACGCCTTTTTCTTTGGACCGTTAGTGATATGGTGACAGCTAGACCACTCTATAAAAAATTTGGGTTTGAAATAATGGAAGTGCAAGAGAAAAAATCCTTGTGGGGAGCTACTTTAATAGAAGAACGCTGGGATTTAGAGCTAAGAAAAAAATAA
- a CDS encoding CynX/NimT family MFS transporter, producing MGIAQAKNQLEQPKLDIKPRIGLLIIGIILIGANLRAPLTSVGPLVASIRDSLGISNTLAGTITTVPLLAFAFLSPFVPKLARRFGMEFTLFISLILLTIGIGIRSFGGVETLFIGTILIGLSIAIGNVLLPSLIKYNFAQNIGMMTGIYAVSMNLCGAIGSGISIPISSLSGLGWTGALGCWGFLSLLTIFIWLPQLRTRHKPMKSDQTAQKVKSINLWGSKLAWNVTLFMGFQSFIFYTVITWMPEILEQKGLNTHDAGWMLSLMQLAVLPITFIVPILAGRLQSQRLLVVVPAVLLIVGLFGILYGSTLLIPLWIIMVGIGVGFVFSLAMMFFSLRTKSTNEAAELSGMAQSFGYLLSAVGPVLFGGLHDITHSWTIPLLMLVLVSVLIFIVGMGAGKNEYVTSK from the coding sequence ATGGGTATTGCACAAGCGAAAAATCAATTAGAACAACCAAAACTAGATATAAAGCCTAGAATAGGATTACTGATTATAGGTATTATCCTAATTGGGGCTAATCTCAGAGCTCCCTTAACATCTGTAGGACCACTAGTGGCTTCTATTCGTGACAGTTTGGGAATATCTAATACTTTAGCAGGGACAATAACTACAGTGCCGTTACTAGCTTTTGCATTCCTATCTCCTTTTGTTCCAAAGTTAGCTCGGCGTTTTGGCATGGAGTTTACGCTATTCATTTCTTTAATCTTATTAACAATTGGAATTGGAATACGTTCTTTTGGTGGAGTAGAAACCCTATTTATAGGAACGATCTTAATTGGTTTATCTATTGCCATTGGTAATGTATTGTTGCCCAGTCTAATTAAATATAACTTTGCACAAAATATAGGCATGATGACAGGAATTTATGCAGTTTCTATGAATTTATGTGGCGCTATTGGATCTGGTATAAGTATTCCTATTTCTTCATTATCGGGTTTAGGATGGACCGGAGCCCTTGGATGTTGGGGATTTTTGTCTCTTCTTACTATTTTCATTTGGTTGCCTCAATTGCGAACTCGACATAAGCCTATGAAGTCTGACCAAACAGCGCAAAAGGTTAAATCTATTAACTTATGGGGTTCTAAACTAGCATGGAATGTCACATTATTTATGGGATTTCAATCCTTTATCTTCTACACAGTTATTACATGGATGCCTGAAATTCTTGAACAAAAGGGATTGAACACTCATGACGCTGGCTGGATGTTATCGTTAATGCAGCTTGCTGTGCTTCCTATTACGTTTATTGTTCCTATTTTAGCTGGACGTTTACAAAGTCAGCGTTTATTAGTAGTTGTTCCAGCCGTCTTGCTTATTGTAGGGTTATTCGGCATCTTATATGGAAGTACACTCCTTATCCCACTATGGATTATTATGGTTGGAATTGGAGTTGGATTTGTATTTAGTTTAGCTATGATGTTCTTTAGTTTACGTACAAAAAGTACTAACGAGGCAGCAGAGCTATCGGGTATGGCTCAATCATTCGGTTATCTTTTGTCTGCTGTAGGGCCTGTGTTATTTGGAGGGCTACACGACATTACACACAGCTGGACTATTCCTTTACTAATGTTAGTTTTAGTTTCAGTCCTTATTTTTATTGTGGGCATGGGAGCAGGGAAAAATGAATATGTAACTTCTAAATAA
- a CDS encoding DMT family transporter, producing the protein MDTMMAKQQERLKTRRVRRGNSLYISASIIAVLLWSTSFVGTKIAYTSFPPLTLGAARFVIAAVILGLILFIKKDKIKPSVKDIGLMSISGVLGTTLYFSLENIGVELTTASNAAIIVASYPAITALMEFLFFKTKTSWLKGIGIGVAMIGVYQISYSPETQTDDKQLVGNIILIVAGFIFALYNFTTRKVVQKYSMITISFYQTLAGAITFIPLAFIEESSWQTPDIKSFLILLYLGVFCSVIAFLLYNFGLRKLSSSSAMTLMNLVPIFGVLFSVLLLNEVLSIYQLIGGVIIILGVVLSIRETSKK; encoded by the coding sequence ATGGATACAATGATGGCGAAACAACAAGAAAGATTAAAAACAAGGAGGGTTAGAAGAGGAAATAGTTTATACATAAGTGCTTCCATAATAGCCGTCCTTTTATGGAGTACATCGTTTGTTGGGACCAAAATAGCCTATACTTCTTTTCCACCACTTACATTAGGCGCAGCTCGTTTTGTTATAGCTGCTGTTATTTTAGGCCTTATTCTCTTCATCAAGAAAGATAAAATTAAGCCTTCAGTCAAAGATATAGGGTTAATGTCTATTAGTGGTGTACTAGGTACTACCCTTTATTTTTCTTTGGAGAACATAGGAGTTGAATTAACGACAGCATCTAATGCTGCTATTATTGTCGCATCATATCCTGCTATAACGGCTTTAATGGAATTTCTCTTTTTTAAAACAAAGACATCCTGGCTAAAGGGTATTGGAATTGGCGTAGCCATGATAGGTGTATATCAAATATCCTATAGTCCTGAAACTCAGACAGATGATAAACAGTTGGTTGGTAATATTATATTAATTGTTGCAGGTTTTATTTTTGCTCTCTATAACTTTACAACTCGTAAAGTTGTCCAAAAATATTCCATGATTACTATATCTTTTTATCAAACTTTGGCAGGGGCTATTACGTTTATTCCATTAGCCTTTATAGAGGAGTCAAGTTGGCAAACACCAGATATAAAATCGTTTCTAATCTTATTGTATCTAGGTGTTTTCTGTTCGGTTATTGCTTTTTTATTATATAACTTCGGACTACGCAAATTATCTTCTAGTTCTGCGATGACTTTAATGAATCTTGTTCCTATTTTTGGTGTATTATTTTCAGTTCTGCTACTTAATGAAGTGTTAAGCATATACCAATTGATTGGTGGAGTCATTATCATTTTGGGCGTAGTTTTAAGCATAAGGGAAACGAGTAAAAAGT
- a CDS encoding VOC family protein, which produces MKLLQIRLLVNDFKKSTEFYRDLLGISISWYQEEMEYALFNNGETKIELLSQNAMAEVIGKENKSLDGESQSNFLLQFEVENVDKTYDYLRENGVEFVTEPHDRKEWRSRIAHFRDPDKNLIEIYKML; this is translated from the coding sequence TTGAAGCTGCTACAAATCAGACTATTAGTTAATGATTTTAAAAAGAGTACTGAATTCTATAGGGATCTGTTAGGAATTTCAATAAGTTGGTATCAGGAAGAAATGGAGTATGCACTTTTCAATAATGGAGAAACGAAAATCGAGCTTTTATCTCAAAATGCCATGGCAGAAGTGATTGGAAAGGAAAATAAGTCTTTAGACGGCGAATCCCAATCAAACTTTTTACTTCAATTTGAAGTAGAGAACGTAGATAAGACCTATGATTATTTAAGAGAAAATGGGGTTGAATTTGTTACTGAACCACACGATCGTAAAGAATGGAGATCACGTATTGCACATTTTCGGGATCCAGATAAGAATCTTATTGAAATATATAAAATGCTGTAA
- a CDS encoding TrmB family transcriptional regulator: MTLDIIKILKDVNFTEYEAKAYLALLEKSPLSGYAISLNSGVPRSKIYEVLGGLVDRGEVMVSHENPALYTPLPPNELINLKKRKAESSFEVAEEALENYSYVSLNRENIWNITGYELILNRTKEAIKEATGRILLEIWAEDAQELKEELQAAAKRGVEILIVSYGDLVFDFAQVHQHDASEEITNEYGGRWIVLSADDREVVAGILSLGEDSRAAWTMHPGLVMPITEVIIHDLYIYEMMKKHRDILESSFGPNLIELRNRFKFSSSGYSVAAKLGLIK; this comes from the coding sequence ATGACATTAGATATAATAAAAATTTTGAAAGATGTAAATTTTACTGAATACGAGGCAAAAGCATATTTGGCTTTATTGGAAAAGTCGCCTCTCTCAGGATATGCTATCTCCTTAAACTCTGGAGTTCCAAGGTCTAAAATTTATGAAGTATTAGGAGGTCTAGTAGACCGTGGAGAAGTCATGGTCAGTCATGAAAATCCAGCGCTCTATACACCGTTACCTCCTAATGAATTAATCAATTTGAAAAAACGTAAAGCTGAATCTTCTTTTGAAGTAGCTGAAGAAGCTCTCGAAAATTATTCTTATGTATCCTTAAACAGAGAAAATATCTGGAATATTACAGGTTATGAACTTATACTAAATCGTACGAAGGAAGCTATAAAAGAAGCTACAGGGCGTATCCTATTGGAAATATGGGCAGAAGATGCCCAGGAACTAAAAGAAGAATTACAAGCAGCAGCCAAAAGAGGCGTAGAAATTTTAATTGTTTCTTATGGAGATTTAGTATTTGATTTTGCGCAGGTTCACCAGCATGATGCAAGCGAAGAAATAACCAATGAATATGGGGGACGATGGATTGTTCTGAGTGCTGATGATCGAGAAGTGGTTGCAGGTATATTATCACTTGGTGAAGATAGCCGTGCTGCCTGGACGATGCATCCTGGATTAGTTATGCCAATTACGGAAGTTATCATTCACGACTTGTATATCTATGAAATGATGAAAAAACATCGAGATATACTAGAGTCAAGCTTTGGTCCAAATCTTATTGAACTTCGTAATCGGTTTAAATTCAGCTCCTCAGGTTATAGCGTGGCAGCAAAATTAGGATTAATTAAATAG